In Musa acuminata AAA Group cultivar baxijiao chromosome BXJ3-11, Cavendish_Baxijiao_AAA, whole genome shotgun sequence, one DNA window encodes the following:
- the LOC103972287 gene encoding uncharacterized protein LOC103972287 isoform X2: MIRTALKMSQPRKNTHLPVHHKNWCLDGQTIVFQEKTTFSVMPNKGEYCFQVELAGNILGKGVGLSKEEAKLQAAEEALLTLKNRLETTSKEMLKIIKEKPQSCIGDFDKILWTGDALSIPAHLESSMLLDLLKAPYPSPPFVVQVGHDAGKMLSEDEAHHHIYPSSLFLHFLSFDAPNQV, encoded by the exons ATGATACGGACAGCCCTCAAAATGAGCCAGCCAAGAAAGAACACTCACCTGCCAGTACATCACAAAAATTGG TGTTTGGACGGACAAACTATAGTATTCCAGGAAAAAACAACATTTTCTGTGATGCCAAATAAGGGAGAGTATTGTTTTCAG GTTGAATTAGCTGGAAATATTTTGGGAAAGGGAGTTGGTTTAAGCAAAGAGGAGGCTAAGCTTCAG GCTGCAGAGGAGGCACTCCTGACTCTTAAGAACAGACTTGAAACGACAAGCAAAGAGATGTTAAAGATCATCAAG GAGAAACCTCAGTCGTGTATTGGAGATTTTGACAAGATTCTATGGACCGGTGATGCTCTGAG CATTCCAGCACATTTGGAATCCAGCATGCTGCTTGATTTGCTGAAAGCACCGTATCCCTCCCCGCCTTTTGTGGTGCAAGTAGGACATGATGCAGGTAAAATGCTTTCTGAGGATGAAGCACACCATCATATATATCCGAGCAGCCTTTTCCTCCATTTCCTTTCCTTTGATGCTCCTAACCAGGTATGA
- the LOC103972290 gene encoding uncharacterized protein LOC103972290, protein MAVQNAETCFQWSRMSRANSLTPSPAVLPAAVPSLGCRKRQGSAVHVRDRVLASPFLGAVSAKLFRVRLLDIRRRRGEKRALRRAFSGSLQRFEAEGDDYQEENDELFIQKPQEFAIELQQQRGGGYEEGIEEAAFVSPASSSDSSPSSFSLSVSTKHEPLRLPVWPEPPDWLDQIVPAIVEKNANSVELPLSLRIIKRKKRWEDGWFREASESAFCSVNRAFSSMVFMIRELQSYTLQMREFISSEDLQGILARVQREMNSSFVWLFQQIFSCTPTLMVSVMLLLANFTVYSMGHLDAAAMAAPNPPAQSLVETTVVVEDRRHLNHHDRSSIKTFSSIGRTASIGGSGPGGGGKAKPVSGATGDGRSDDERFSYRTSFADGTSTAPRVVDIEESGEGRRGDGALVAAPRAEEEVRVWRGILEEVSRLQASTRDEALMDQETLWRLVSPVTAEPEPDDYSEYLRTEIMYQQTLSQDPENALLVANFAQFLYLVLHDHDRAEYYFKRAAGLEPADAEALSQYASFLWLARKDMAAAEETYLQAIAADPSNPFHTANYAHFLWSTGAEDTCYPLDTDDAWQQ, encoded by the exons ATGGCAGTTCAAAATGCCGAGACGTGCTTCCAGTGGTCGCGGATGTCGCGCGCCAACTCCCTGACGCCCTCCCCCGCCGTCTTACCTGCCGCGGTCCCGTCCCTCGGCTGCAGAAAGCGGCAGGGTTCGGCTGTCCATGTCCGCGATCGCGTCCTCGCCTCGCCCTTCCTTGGGGCCGTCTCTGCCAAGCTGTTTAGGGTCCGTTTGCTGGACATTcggaggaggcgaggtgagaagcgAGCGCTGCGCCGAGCCTTCAGCGGCAGCCTCCAGCGCTTCGAGGCAGAAGGTGACGACTACCAGGAGGAGAACGATGAGCTGTTCATTCAGAAGCCCCAAGAGTTCGCTATTGAACTCCAACAGCAACGAGGTGGTGGCTATGAAGAGGGTATCGAGGAAGCTGCTTTCGTCTCGCCTGCGTCGTCCTCCGATTCGAGCCCTAGTTCTTTTTCTCTGAGCGTGTCGACGAAGCACGAGCCGTTGCGGCTCCCCGTCTGGCCGGAACCGCCGGACTGGCTCGACCAGATCGTACCGGCGATCGTGGAGAAGAACGCGAACAGCGTGGAGCTGCCGCTGTCTCTGCGGATCATAAAGCGGAAGAAGCGGTGGGAGGATGGTTGGTTCCGGGAGGCGAGTGAGTCGGCCTTCTGCTCCGTGAACCGGGCTTTCTCCTCCATGGTGTTCATGATCCGCGAGCTCCAGAGCTACACGCTCCAGATGCGGGAGTTTATCTCCAGCGAGGACCTCCAGGGGATCCTCGCGCGGGTCCAGCGAGAGATGAACTCTTCCTTCGTCTGGCTCTTCCAGCAGATCTTCTCCTGCACTCCGACCCTGATGGTCTCGGTCATGCTCCTCCTTGCCAACTTCACCGTCTACTCCATGGGCCACCTCGACGCCGCCGCCATGGCTGCGCCCAATCCACCGGCACAGTCACTAGTCGAGACGACAGTCGTGGTGGAAGATCGTCGTCACCTGAACCATCACGATCGCTCCTCCATCAAGACGTTCTCTTCGATCGGGAGGACCGCTTCAATCGGAGGGAGCGGCCCGGGCGGCGGTGGGAAGGCGAAGCCGGTCTCGGGGGCCACGGGCGATGGGCGGTCGGATGACGAGCGCTTCTCGTATCGGACGAGTTTCGCCGACGGCACTTCAACGGCTCCAAGGGTGGTGGACATCGAGGAGagtggagaaggaagaaggggtGATGGCGCGTTGGTGGCGGCGCCGAGGGCGGAAGAGGAGGTGAGGGTTTGGAGAGGAATACTGGAGGAGGTGTCGAGGTTACAAGCGAGCACGAGGGACGAGGCGCTCATGGACCAGGAGACGCTGTGGCGGCTCGTGTCGCCCGTCACGGCCGAGCCGGAGCCCGACGACTACTCGGAATACTTGCGGACCGAGATTATGTACCAGCAGACCCTGTCGCAGGACCCGGAGAACGCTCTCCTGGTTGCCAACTTTGCTCAGTTCCTCTACCTGGTGCTCCACGATCACGACAG GGCGGAATACTACTTCAAGAGAGCGGCGGGGTTGGAGCCGGCCGACGCGGAGGCATTGAGTCAGTACGCGAGCTTCCTGTGGCTGGCGAGGAAGGACATGGCGGCCGCGGAGGAAACCTACTTGCAAGCCATCGCTGCGGATCCCAGCAACCCCTTCCACACCGCCAACTACGCCCATTTCCTGTGGAGCACGGGCGCTGAGGACACCTGCTATCCTTTGGACACCGACGACGCATGGCAACAGTGA
- the LOC103972287 gene encoding uncharacterized protein LOC103972287 isoform X1 produces the protein MIRTALKMSQPRKNTHLPVHHKNWCLDGQTIVFQEKTTFSVMPNKGEYCFQVELAGNILGKGVGLSKEEAKLQAAEEALLTLKNRLETTSKEMLKIIKEKPQSCIGDFDKILWTGDALSIPAHLESSMLLDLLKAPYPSPPFVVQVGHDAGKMLSEDEAHHHIYPSSLFLHFLSFDAPNQPTTDWSREGIIMGGG, from the exons ATGATACGGACAGCCCTCAAAATGAGCCAGCCAAGAAAGAACACTCACCTGCCAGTACATCACAAAAATTGG TGTTTGGACGGACAAACTATAGTATTCCAGGAAAAAACAACATTTTCTGTGATGCCAAATAAGGGAGAGTATTGTTTTCAG GTTGAATTAGCTGGAAATATTTTGGGAAAGGGAGTTGGTTTAAGCAAAGAGGAGGCTAAGCTTCAG GCTGCAGAGGAGGCACTCCTGACTCTTAAGAACAGACTTGAAACGACAAGCAAAGAGATGTTAAAGATCATCAAG GAGAAACCTCAGTCGTGTATTGGAGATTTTGACAAGATTCTATGGACCGGTGATGCTCTGAG CATTCCAGCACATTTGGAATCCAGCATGCTGCTTGATTTGCTGAAAGCACCGTATCCCTCCCCGCCTTTTGTGGTGCAAGTAGGACATGATGCAGGTAAAATGCTTTCTGAGGATGAAGCACACCATCATATATATCCGAGCAGCCTTTTCCTCCATTTCCTTTCCTTTGATGCTCCTAACCAG CCCACCACCGATTGGAGCAGAGAAGGAATCATCATGGGAGGAGGATGA
- the LOC135653048 gene encoding auxin transporter-like protein 1: protein MLPPKQAEEAAIPATDIATFSNETAQGGDKERGGETDSVFSMKSLLWHGGSAWDAWFSCASNQVAQVLLTLPYSFSQLGMLSGVILQMFYGFLGSWTAYLISVLYIEYRARKEKENVSFKNHVIQWFEVLDGLLGPYWKAAGLAFNCTFLLFGSVIQLIACASNIYYINDRLDKRTWTYIFGACCATTVFIPSFHNYRIWSFLGLGMTTYTAWYLTIAAAVHGQVEGVTHSGPTQLVLYFTGATNILYTFGGHAVTVEIMHAMWKPQKFKHIYLLATVYVFTLTLPSAAATYWAFGDQLLTHSNAFSLLPKSRWRDAAVILMLIHQFITFGFACTPLYFVWEKVIGMHDAKSVCLRALARLPVVIPIWFLAIIFPFFGPINSAVGALLVSFTVYIIPALAHMLTYRTPSARQNAAEKPPFFLPSWTGMYVVNALVVGWVLVVGFGLGGWASMTNFVRQVDTFGLFAKCYQCPNPHPPHPALPPQQRRQL, encoded by the exons ATGCTCCCGCCGAAGCAAGCTGAGGAAGCAGCCATCCCGGCGACTGACATTGCTACCTTCAGCAATGAGACGGCGCAAGGTGGCGACAAGGAGCGGGGAGGCGAGACAGACTCCGTGTTCAGCATGAAGAGCCTCCTCTGGCACGGCGGCTCCGCCTGGGACGCCTGGTTCAGCTGCGCCTCCAATCAA GTGGCGCAGGTGCTGTTGACGCTGCCCTACTCGTTCTCGCAGCTGGGGATGCTGTCCGGGGTGATCCTGCAGATGTTCTATGGCTTCCTCGGAAGCTGGACGGCGTACCTCATCAGCGTCCTCTACATCGAGTACCGCGCCCGAAAGGAGAAGGAAAACGTCAGCTTCAAGAATCACGTCATCCAG TGGTTCGAGGTGCTGGATGGGCTGCTGGGGCCATACTGGAAGGCCGCCGGCCTCGCCTTCAACTGCACCTTCCTCCTCTTCGGCTCCGTCATTCAGCTCATAGCCTGTGCCAG CAACATATACTACATCAACGACCGGTTGGACAAGAGGACGTGGACGTACATATTCGGCGCCTGCTGCGCCACGACGGTGTTCATACCTTCCTTCCACAACTACAGGATATGGTCCTTCCTCGGCCTCGGCATGACCACCTACACCGCCTGGTACCTCACCATTGCCGCCGCCGTCCACGGCCAG GTGGAAGGGGTGACGCACTCGGGTCCAACGCAGCTAGTGCTCTACTTCACCGGCGCAACCAACATTCTCTACACCTTCGGCGGCCACGCCGTGACCGT GGAGATCATGCACGCGATGTGGAAACCGCAGAAGTTCAAGCACATCTACCTGCTGGCCACGGTGTACGTGTTCACCCTGACGCTGCCGTCGGCGGCCGCCACCTACTGGGCCTTCGGCGACCAGCTTCTGACGCACTCCAACGCCTTCTCGCTGCTGCCCAAGTCGAGGTGGAGGGACGCCGCCGTCATCCTGATGCTGATCCACCAGTTCATCACCTTCGGCTTCGCCTGCACCCCGCTGTACTTCGTGTGGGAGAAGGTGATCGGAATGCATGACGCCAAGAGCGTCTGCCTGCGCGCCCTCGCCCGGCTTCCCGTCGTCATCCCCATCTGGTTCCTAGCCATCATCTTCCCCTTCTTTGGCCCCATCAACTCCGCGGTGGGCGCTCTCCTCGTCAGCTTCACCGTGTACATTATTCCCGCTCTGGCACATATGCTCACCTACCGGACACCATCTGCACGACAG AATGCAGCGGAGAAACCGCCATTCTTCTTGCCGAGCTGGACGGGAATGTACGTGGTGAACGCCTTGGTGGTGGGATGGGTGCTCGTCGTCGGCTTCGGACTCGGCGGATGGGCCAGCATGACCAACTTCGTCAGGCAAGTCGACACCTTTGGGCTCTTCGCCAAGTGCTACCAGTGCCCCAACCCCCATCCTCCTCACCCTGCCCTTCCGCCACAGCAGCGTCGCCAGCTTTGA
- the LOC103972287 gene encoding uncharacterized protein LOC103972287 isoform X3 produces MIRTALKMSQPRKNTHLPVHHKNWVELAGNILGKGVGLSKEEAKLQAAEEALLTLKNRLETTSKEMLKIIKEKPQSCIGDFDKILWTGDALSIPAHLESSMLLDLLKAPYPSPPFVVQVGHDAGKMLSEDEAHHHIYPSSLFLHFLSFDAPNQPTTDWSREGIIMGGG; encoded by the exons ATGATACGGACAGCCCTCAAAATGAGCCAGCCAAGAAAGAACACTCACCTGCCAGTACATCACAAAAATTGG GTTGAATTAGCTGGAAATATTTTGGGAAAGGGAGTTGGTTTAAGCAAAGAGGAGGCTAAGCTTCAG GCTGCAGAGGAGGCACTCCTGACTCTTAAGAACAGACTTGAAACGACAAGCAAAGAGATGTTAAAGATCATCAAG GAGAAACCTCAGTCGTGTATTGGAGATTTTGACAAGATTCTATGGACCGGTGATGCTCTGAG CATTCCAGCACATTTGGAATCCAGCATGCTGCTTGATTTGCTGAAAGCACCGTATCCCTCCCCGCCTTTTGTGGTGCAAGTAGGACATGATGCAGGTAAAATGCTTTCTGAGGATGAAGCACACCATCATATATATCCGAGCAGCCTTTTCCTCCATTTCCTTTCCTTTGATGCTCCTAACCAG CCCACCACCGATTGGAGCAGAGAAGGAATCATCATGGGAGGAGGATGA